In Drosophila santomea strain STO CAGO 1482 chromosome 3L, Prin_Dsan_1.1, whole genome shotgun sequence, a single window of DNA contains:
- the LOC120448023 gene encoding uncharacterized protein LOC120448023, translated as MHRWKSKWSEAQGRGTGNASMTFPSFAAGTSSQKAKAGPDSCIACGTDNMPRTKSLLQIGQLAADVWICLEIYCQLRTCQRYNNGFYAVIKSILAGKTLVLGLWISFSGSLYALA; from the exons ATGCATCGTTGGAAATCCAAATGGAGTGAGGCACAGGGAAGGGGTACTGGCAATGCATCGATGACTTTCCCCTCCTTTGCGGCAGGCACCTCATCacaaaaagctaaagccgGACCCGACAGCTGCATTGCGTGTGGCACCGACAACATG CCTCGAACGAAATCGTTACTTCAGATTGGTCAATTAGCCGCAGATGTGTGGATATGCTTAGAAATTTATTGCCAGCTACGAACATGTCAAAGATATAATAACGGATTTTATGCGGTCATAAAGAGTATACTTGCTGGAAAAACCTTGGTATTAGGCCTATGGATATCGTTCTCTGGTTCTTTATATGCGCTCGCTTAA